The nucleotide sequence ATCGCTTCTTGATTGGGAATTATAATTTCTGGGTTAGGATTCCAAGGGGTAATCACCGGAGGAGCAACACCCATCACCGCCGTTGACATTAACCCCACTGTTCCTGCGACCCGATAACAATACAATTCCAACTCCTCAAAAGTTTGATATCGGTTGCGGTATAAATCCATGCGTTGACCCGCAATCATATCTCGAAAGGGTTGAATATCCAGAGGGAAACGACCCAGGGTATCCACCATTGCCACATCTACATCATCCCTCGGATGCCCTGCAAATAAAGCTTCCAGGTGTTCTTCCCAACGATCTAACGTTTCCTCCGTTGTTGTTGCTGCCATTGGCCCATCGACCAACTCATCAGTCCGACGGCACCAAACATAGATCGCCCAGATCGCCCGACGCTTGGCTTCTGGCATCAATTGAGTGCCTAAATAAAATGTCTTGGCATACTCCGCAGTAACCTGACGGCAGAGTTCATAGGAGTCTTCCAGTGATGCCAGAGTTCTCATGCACGGAGATTTAGAAAGTTGTAGCATTCGTTGTTCTGCTGACCGACGATGGATGGGCTAGGAAGGAATAGGACTTGGGGAAGCAACGTTAGCCGATGGCGCAGACAAAGCCAAAAAACGATCCGAAGTCAAATCTTCTTGAATCGCCTGTGCTGTCAGCTTACCAGAAAGCACAGCCCCTTCCATACTGGCCAAATAACGCTGCATCGTGTAATCTCCAGTCAGATAGAAATTAGGAATAGGCGTTTTCTGGGATGGACGATGAGCTTGTCGCCCAGGAGTCGCTTTATAAACGGAACGCGGCGTTTTCACGACGTGGGATTTCAGCAATTTGGCGGGGTGGGGGATTTCCTCGGGAAAGAGTTTCTCCAACTCTGCCATCGTCGCTGCCACGATGTCCTCATCCGATTTACTAATCCAATCCTTTGCCGGAGCCAATACCAATTCCAGCATAGAACGGTCAGGATTGGAATACTCTTTACAGGTATTACTCATATCTGCATAGACGCTGAGTAAGGGAGAACGGGAAAACAGCAAATGGTCAACATTTGTTAACTTGCGATCAAACCACAAATGCACGTTAATCACCGGAACCCCTTCTAACCCCTCTAGCTGTTTGAAATAGTCCATGTCTTGCCAAGGTTGGGGTAACATCACCTTCAGGGGGTCAACGGGCATGGCAGAAACGTAGAGATCAGCCGTTAACACCTCATCGGAGCTATCGTTTAACCCGCGAATTAAAAACCCTTTGACGCTTCCATCTTCGTTGAGTAAAAATTCTTTAATCGGGGCATTCAGACGCACTTCTCCACCGCGTTCTGTGATGTAATCTACCAGAGGTTGACACAGCCGTTCCGTGGGAGAACCGTCTAAAAATGCCATTTTAGAACCGTTCTTTTCTTGGAGAAAACGATTTAAAGCGGTTAAAATCACCGTTGAGGATATTTCATCGGGGTTGATGAAATTTAAAGCTTTAGACATAGCAATAAAGACTTCTTTCTCAACCCTTGGCGGAACGTTGTGGAGTTTCAGCCATTCTGAGAAAGAGTATTTATCCATCTCCTCGACGTATTTTTGACCCTGGAGCATGGCGGGAATTAATCCTAAACCAAACCGAATTTTTTCCGGCCAGGTCAGCATATCATTATTACGAAGAATAGCCACTACCCCGTTAAAGGGGGCAGGGATATTAGGAAAGTCAAACCGGGAATAGGTTCCGGGTTTCTCCGGTTGGTTGAAGATCATGGAATGTTCTTTCCATTGCAGCCGATCTTCGATGTCCAGTTCTTTGAATAACTGCAACATATTGGGATAAGCCCCGAAGAAAATATGCAACCCGGTTTCGTACCAGTCGCCGTCTTCATCTTTCCAGGCTGCGACTTTCCCCCCCAAAACGTCCCGTCGTTCTAAGACGATAGGAGTGTGTCCAAGATCGGTGAGATACTTGGCACAAGCCAGTCCCGCTAAACCTGCTCCAGCGATCGCAACTCGCATCAATAACCCTTCTGAATGTTTTCTTAATGTTTTTTCTGATTATACGTTACATCTCGTTACATTTAAAGCCAACCGGGTCAAAAATTCTGGGGTGGGGGTTGAGGTTATAAGAGATTTCAGGGTGAGGCGCGCCTCACCCCTACGGGTTGGGTTCAAGGATGAGCCTTAATTAAAAGGGTAGATCAATCAGTAATTCAGGTTTAATGGGATTTAAAGGGGGATGTTCTGGATCGTCATCCCAACGGGCAGGATTTTCAACGATATATTTTATAATATGATTTAAAGCCCTTTCATCTCGGATAATTTCTTCATAATAATCTCGTTGCCAAATTAATCCTTGACCGGAATTATTACAAATTTTATTAATCAATTTAGAAACAGAAGATTTATACCAACCCACAACAGCACCCAAGGATTTTGGGGCAGCACCATGAGGTTGTTGTGTTGATTTTGCTGAGATTTCTAGTTGTGATAATGATGTCCGGTGTAGGGGCGAGGCGCGCCTCACCCCTACGGGGAATGGAGGATCTGAAAGGATTTCATGAAAGATTAAAATGCCATGAATATGATTAGGCATGATGACAAAATAATCTAATTCAACATGAGGAAATGTTTCAGGAATTTGTTGCCAAATATTGAAGGCGATCGCACCTAAAGAATTAAATCGCATTTCACCTTGAACAATATCTCCAAACAAACATTGTTTTTCTTTTGTACAAATTGTAATAAAATATCCCCCAGGCTGAGTATAATTGTATCCTTTTAAACGAATAGAACGACGATGATGAATGTTTGGATTGTAGGGCATATTAGTTTAATAAAATCACTTAGAGTAAACATCCAAATTCTACATTTTTAGTGCGATGATAGCAATCCTAAATTAATTTTAGAAACGATCATTAAGATATGAATCTAAATTCCTGTGTCAGGGTGAGGCGCGCCTCACCCCTACGATAAAATGGATTTATGATTAGGCTTTCTATAGCTCATTTAGGGTGAATTTCAGAAATTGGTAATAACAATGTTTGCTCAATCTCATCACGCACGTTAGGCGATACTTTACAACCGCTATTGAGACAATCTATCAGCAACTCATTAGCATCAGAATACTTTTTAAGCAATTTATTCTGTTCCTCGTTAAACTGCCAGTTGTAACCTATCTTGCGATACTTAATCATCAAACTTCTGTATTTTTCTGTCCAAGTTTGACCATTTTCTGATATCCACTGAGCAAATAAGAGATGATCTCTCCAATCTGGAATTTCCTGTTCAAGTTTTTGTAATGATTTCCATAGGTTAAAATTAAACCCGCACTCAGGGACAACAAAATCAGGATCGATACCGTTGTCAATGGCATGAGCGAGAGTAGCAGACAAACAAAAATCGAGTTTTAAATCAATAGGAATGATCTCAAAGTTTTCGTGAAATTCCAAATTAGAATCCAACTTAAATGCAAGTCCTAGAGAACATTCGAGATCAGGTGAAGATTTGGAAGCAGGAGCTAATGTCACATCGAAGTAAAATGCTCGAACTGCGTTTTTTTTAAAGGGAACTTGAACTGAACAAGATTTTCGATTGACCCAATACAAAAACTGCTGTAACTTTTCATCAGTTGCTAAAAGCCCATCAATGTGTCGCTTTATTAAAAATAACAGAAAGTCGGCACTTGGTAACATCTCAACAACTAATAAAAATACTTCTCTCCAGCGTTTATTATGAATTCTACTAATTAGAATTTGCCAATCATCCTGATCTGATGAATATGAATTACAATTGATTACAATTTTTTTTGCTGTGAAATACTCCTGAAACGTCAGGTGAGAGAAAGAGTAAATTTTTTGCGCCCGCTCCACCAATAACCCATGCTGCGCTTCAATTGATTTCAATACCGCCTCACTATCCAGTTGTAAAGCTTCTGGGTCATTTTGAGCATCAGGTAAATTGTGAATGTAATCAGAAATATACTGCTCTAATTCTTTCTGTTTAAAGAAATAATCACCCCGCTCAAATGTTGTTAAAGCAATTTGACTTAGTAAATCTTTTTTACGCTGTAATGATAGATTTTTGTAAACCTGATCTCGTTCTATGTTTCGTGTTTCATCCCATTTTTTTAGTAAAATATCAATTCCTTCTTCATAAAGTTCTGAACGATGAGCCGGAAATTTTAGTGAGTCTTCAAAGACTAAACAGAGTAACGTTAGAAGTAGTGGATTAGTGGCTAATTCTTGAATTCGACAATTTTGTTCAAGCTGTTCAATAAATTGTTCTGCTATAGCTGATTCTTCACCGTTAAACCATTTACCAACAAAAGTGTTAATCTGTTTTTGATCAAAATCTGCAACTTCAACTTCTGTAAATTTATCAAAATTATAGGTTTTGGCTGCAATTCTACAAGATATTACAAATTTATTTTTGTGAAACTTATCAGATAAATTACAAACTTGTTTGATTATACGATTGTTATCCTCAACTTTTACTTCATCCAAACCATCCAGTAAAATCAACAATTTACCATACTTTAATAGAATATCTATCTGTTTACCAGAAACATCATAATCATCTAGGATGTGAGTTATATATTCAAGTAAACTCGGTTTTTCTTCAATTTCTGCAAATTGCTTGAGTGTAATAAAAATTGGTACAAGTTCAGCTTTTAAATTCGCTTTATTACACTGGAAAGCTAAATGTTTTAAAAACGTGGTTTTTCCTGCTCCTGGATTACCTAATACCATCAATTTTAAGTATTTCTTAACCGCTTCTATTCCTGGTATTCGTTTATCAGTTTTTTTGCTAAGTCCAAAACGATCAAAATTTTCAGGATCAAAGTTTTGCAATAGTTCATCAATTTCATATTGTTGATGACTGTTGACACTCCCACCCCTACGCTACGCTAAGGGGTGGGATTCTCGTATCTAGCCCAGTCAAACAGAGATAGTTGAATATACTCTTGTTTAACTGTATTCATCGAGTTCAGGGGTGTGCCAAGCACCCCATGATCCAAACCGGATGAATCCATTACAGAAGCATCTCTCTTTAGGTTCAAATCACATGAGAAACCGTCCCATTGAGATAGGTTTCGTGCAGCATTAAGATCGGAATTATAGTAGTGACCATTAGGGCAATTGAAATCCTGTCGATTTCTTTTGCCAATAACACCACAAGTTGAGCAAGATTTGGATGTATATGGCGCAGGTCTTTTGATTAATTTCAATCCTTTTAGAGCCAACTTATAATTAAGCTTCTGCTCCAAAGAATAATAAGACCAATTATGTCGAGATTCACCGGAATCAGAACGAGATTTCTGGTTCTGTTTCATTGTATTTCGACAACCTTCCAAATCTTCAATCACAACATCAGCGTTATGGTATTCGGCAAAACGAATAATTCGACGACTGACGGTATGGTTAATTGCATCCATCCATCGTCGTTCTTTTTTGTCCCATTTTTTTAAAGCTCGAAACTTTTTAGCTTCTTGAAGTTGTTTTCTTCGTTGTTGAAAATAACGTCTTCGATGCTTAACACTGTGACCTTTAAAGAACTTACCAAAACCCTGTTGAGGTGCAACTACCGCTAAATTATTCTGTCCTCGGTCACACCCTAATCTTTTCTCTGTCTCAACTTCTGGAACATCCTCGGTAATTGACAGATAGGCATACCATTTATTTCGATGTTTGATCAATTTAAAAGAACCTCCTTGAATTATCCCCTTCAGTAGTCCGCCTAAAACGGGTTGCCAATGGGGAGATGCGACTTCAATAGGGATTCTTTTTTCACCTTTGAGGGTTGGAAAACTAATTGAATAGGTATTCCCTTTTAAAGTCAACTTCCAGTTTTGGTTATTGACTTCTACTGGAAGAACTTTATATTGTTTAGTCTTACGACCTGTGGGTGATGTGGTATGTCGGATTACTTGGTTAACCAAGGCAGATTTTAACTCGGACATGATTTTAGCTGTTGTCATTTTACGCCGTTCTTTAATCGGCAATAACAACAACTTATTGGCAATCCGTGTGTTTTCCTCCGTCATTTGCTCAAACATCTGAGCTTTACAACGGTTGAGATCCACGAATTTCAATTTAATCGTCCGAGTTATTTGTACCATGCTAACCATGATAACATAGGGTTGTTGAATTGTGTTTATCGACAATAATGAAAAATCAATACAAAAGAAAAAACACATCAGTTAGCCTGATTAACTATCATTTTGTCTTTTGCCCAAAAAGGCGAAAAAGGGTATTGGTCAACGAAGTCGGCAGAAGATTGGAGGAAATTATCTACCAAAAAGCAAAAGAGCTAGAATGTGATATTCTAGCTCTGGAAATAATGCCCGACCATGTGCATTTATTCATTAGTTGCCACCCTTTGATTGCTCCATATCAAATTATGTTCAGAATCAAAGGAGCATCATCAAGAATATTGAGAAAAGAATTTCCTCATTTACTTAAACTACCTTCTTTATGGAGTCGGAGCTATTATTGTGGGACGGCTGGTTCTGTTTCTAGTGAAACTATCAAAAAATATATTGCTAACCAAAACTCTCATTAACCTTCACTCCGCCTAAAGGCGGGTATTCTACATCCCACGCTTGAAAGACGTGGGCTTTGAATACGGTTGTTGTAATTTTTTCCAGAACATTAACGTTAGTGTAAAGGTCACTGACATCAATGGGTTGTGACATCGTAAGCACTCGCATTGTACCACATTGATCTTGAATTATTTCATAACACTTCTGGCGGACTTCTTGCACTAAATCATTTAGCTCATCCTCTGACAGATTATTAAAATTTGCAGAGTCAGAAACCTTAAATTTCTGATACTCAGTAGTTAGAAAATTGAGCAAGCGACCATATTTACCTGGGCCTTTACCATTAATACTAAACTTCTTGTAAACATGACTCATTCGAGTGCGAAGTGCCGTATCAGAAATATGAAGTTCTGTTGCTATCTCTAATTCTGTCTTTTTACTGTTAAACCAGATTACAAAAGCATCCTCTTGCTCTGGTGAAAGATCATATTTACGAGCCATTTCAATTAAAAACTCACGGGGTAGCGACATTAACCAATTTCTCCATAGCTTGAAAGCAAATCCAGTCTCTCTAATCTAGCCTAAAACTATAGTTAAGACTACTCTAATATTACTGATTCGGGAATAAGAATAATATTAAAGAGCAGCCTAAAATTGAAGATTGTAGATAAGTCAGCCTAAGTCAGTCTAAGTCAGCGTTAACTTGAGAGTTATCTCCAAAAGAAAATTGCGACATTGAATTTAGCAATTTTTTGGAGATGGTTTTTATGAAAAGAACCTACATTAATGGACAGTTTTGCTACCAAGACGAAAAAGGAATCCGGCTACCATCCGTTACCACCATACTGAAGGCTACACAACCGATTGAGTCTGTAGCTGCTCTCTCTAATTGGCGCAATAAGGTAGGAAATACAGAAGCAAATCGTATGGCTTCAATGGGTCGTCGCCGAGGAAAATTATTGCATCAATGGGTTAAGGATTATTTACAAGGGTTATCTCCTGTTGCTGATAGCTCAATTCAACCTTATTGTTATAGTCTGAAATCCGTTTTAGAGAAACTCAGCGATGTACAGTTAATTGAGACAGTTGTGCCAAATTATGTCGAAGGATATGCTGGGAAAGTTGATTTAGTTGCTCGTTATCAAGATGTTCCCTGTATTATTGAATTGACAACGGCTGAACAACCGAAACAGCAAATCAGAAAACTTTATGATAAGCCATTACAACTGGTTGCTTATGGAGGTGCAATTAATCGCTATTATAGAGATAGTTTGTTTGGTTCTAAGATTGTTAACGGTTTGATTATTGTTGCGCTTCGGGATCAAGATGCAGAAGAATTTATGATAGAAAGGGAACAATTGATTATTTATTGGCAGGAATGGTTACAACGGTTGGAAAAGTATGTTAAAAAAGCTGCCTGATCAATGATTTTCTCTGTCTTTACTCTTTCTGACCTCAATAGAAAATATCCCTGATGACTTTCCCTAGGGATGGGTTCAAGTTAACCTAAAATATCCTAAAACCCACCCCTAAAAGATTAGTTTACCCCATAGCTGAACGTCCTTGTTTTCCTAATTTAAAGAATACAAAATAACCTAAACACAGAATATAAAATGCTAAACCCACTAAAGCTAAAAAGCCTAAAAATTGCTCAGTTAAGTTGGGATGAAAGGTTGCTTTATATAACCAAGGGGGATCTAACCATACCCGACAATTTGGATCGGCTAATAATTCTTTTTGACCTTTAAAAAATGCACAATGTAAGAAAGGAATGAAAGCGATCGCACCTAAACTATTATAAACGGTCACAGCCCACCGCCAAGCCGTAAAAACTAACTTGAGGGCTGAAGCGGGCATTTCTGAAACTTCTTCATTGAGATCCGCCCAAAACCAAAGGCTAATCGGAATTAAAATCCGTGCCATAATTGAGGAAAGAAAACTAATCGGTAGAGCCGCGATCATTAAATACACGGTAATCATTAACAAACTAGCAACACGCCAATAGATAACCATTAACCGTTGAATCGCTTCTACTTTCCCAACAAACGCCCAAATTGAGATCACTAACGGCAGGATAACTGTAAAGATAACCGCTAATCGATAATCCATCCAGACGAACGGTTGAATCCAAGGAGATTGTACAGCCAGTAAAGGATTGAACATTCTGAATCATCAAACCCAATATTATAAAAATTAAGCAACTGGGTTAACTCTAGTTAAATCCCAGTTGCTTATCAATCAGCAAACTTTAGAGAAGAGTTCTTCCCTGATGAAATGGTTGATTAATCTTCATAAAGCCGACATTCAGCCGCATCGGGGTTATCGTCGCAATAAACTTGGAAAGAGGTTTTAGGTTTGTCTTGTTTTTGGTGTGAAGCTTCAGCTTGTAATTCTTCCACAGCATCCCAAGCTGCCGCACATTCTTTAGAAGTGGCGCCGCTAACATCGCAGACTGCACGCGCTTCTTCCAGTTCTTTTTCGATGAGTTCGTTGATGTTGTTCATAAACCTTTCGTTAAATCCAATCTACTAAGTACAGGTTCTAATCCCACTTTAGAACATTAAGCAAGGGTTACTCACTGTGTCCATTGTACTGCCCAGTGCAGCTAAAGTCTGGATTTCCCCCCTCACTGTAATACATCAGCCTTAATCTAACCACAACTTCAAGCTGGATTTTTTAAGATTTGCTGACGTTGAACCAATTGTGTTACAGA is from Planktothrix sp. FACHB-1365 and encodes:
- the crtB gene encoding 15-cis-phytoene synthase CrtB is translated as MLQLSKSPCMRTLASLEDSYELCRQVTAEYAKTFYLGTQLMPEAKRRAIWAIYVWCRRTDELVDGPMAATTTEETLDRWEEHLEALFAGHPRDDVDVAMVDTLGRFPLDIQPFRDMIAGQRMDLYRNRYQTFEELELYCYRVAGTVGLMSTAVMGVAPPVITPWNPNPEIIIPNQEAIALGIANQLTNILRDVGEDARRGRIYLPLDDLALFNYTEEDLFKGIVDDRWQELMRFEIQRARKFYAEAEKGISVLSEEIRWPVWTALVLYRQILDEIERNEYDVFSKRAYVPKWRKMMALPVALLRAKVL
- the pds gene encoding 15-cis-phytoene desaturase, encoding MRVAIAGAGLAGLACAKYLTDLGHTPIVLERRDVLGGKVAAWKDEDGDWYETGLHIFFGAYPNMLQLFKELDIEDRLQWKEHSMIFNQPEKPGTYSRFDFPNIPAPFNGVVAILRNNDMLTWPEKIRFGLGLIPAMLQGQKYVEEMDKYSFSEWLKLHNVPPRVEKEVFIAMSKALNFINPDEISSTVILTALNRFLQEKNGSKMAFLDGSPTERLCQPLVDYITERGGEVRLNAPIKEFLLNEDGSVKGFLIRGLNDSSDEVLTADLYVSAMPVDPLKVMLPQPWQDMDYFKQLEGLEGVPVINVHLWFDRKLTNVDHLLFSRSPLLSVYADMSNTCKEYSNPDRSMLELVLAPAKDWISKSDEDIVAATMAELEKLFPEEIPHPAKLLKSHVVKTPRSVYKATPGRQAHRPSQKTPIPNFYLTGDYTMQRYLASMEGAVLSGKLTAQAIQEDLTSDRFLALSAPSANVASPSPIPS
- a CDS encoding transposase, encoding MPYNPNIHHRRSIRLKGYNYTQPGGYFITICTKEKQCLFGDIVQGEMRFNSLGAIAFNIWQQIPETFPHVELDYFVIMPNHIHGILIFHEILSDPPFPVGVRRASPLHRTSLSQLEISAKSTQQPHGAAPKSLGAVVGWYKSSVSKLINKICNNSGQGLIWQRDYYEEIIRDERALNHIIKYIVENPARWDDDPEHPPLNPIKPELLIDLPF
- a CDS encoding NACHT domain-containing NTPase, producing the protein MQNFDPENFDRFGLSKKTDKRIPGIEAVKKYLKLMVLGNPGAGKTTFLKHLAFQCNKANLKAELVPIFITLKQFAEIEEKPSLLEYITHILDDYDVSGKQIDILLKYGKLLILLDGLDEVKVEDNNRIIKQVCNLSDKFHKNKFVISCRIAAKTYNFDKFTEVEVADFDQKQINTFVGKWFNGEESAIAEQFIEQLEQNCRIQELATNPLLLTLLCLVFEDSLKFPAHRSELYEEGIDILLKKWDETRNIERDQVYKNLSLQRKKDLLSQIALTTFERGDYFFKQKELEQYISDYIHNLPDAQNDPEALQLDSEAVLKSIEAQHGLLVERAQKIYSFSHLTFQEYFTAKKIVINCNSYSSDQDDWQILISRIHNKRWREVFLLVVEMLPSADFLLFLIKRHIDGLLATDEKLQQFLYWVNRKSCSVQVPFKKNAVRAFYFDVTLAPASKSSPDLECSLGLAFKLDSNLEFHENFEIIPIDLKLDFCLSATLAHAIDNGIDPDFVVPECGFNFNLWKSLQKLEQEIPDWRDHLLFAQWISENGQTWTEKYRSLMIKYRKIGYNWQFNEEQNKLLKKYSDANELLIDCLNSGCKVSPNVRDEIEQTLLLPISEIHPK
- a CDS encoding RNA-guided endonuclease TnpB family protein, which translates into the protein MVQITRTIKLKFVDLNRCKAQMFEQMTEENTRIANKLLLLPIKERRKMTTAKIMSELKSALVNQVIRHTTSPTGRKTKQYKVLPVEVNNQNWKLTLKGNTYSISFPTLKGEKRIPIEVASPHWQPVLGGLLKGIIQGGSFKLIKHRNKWYAYLSITEDVPEVETEKRLGCDRGQNNLAVVAPQQGFGKFFKGHSVKHRRRYFQQRRKQLQEAKKFRALKKWDKKERRWMDAINHTVSRRIIRFAEYHNADVVIEDLEGCRNTMKQNQKSRSDSGESRHNWSYYSLEQKLNYKLALKGLKLIKRPAPYTSKSCSTCGVIGKRNRQDFNCPNGHYYNSDLNAARNLSQWDGFSCDLNLKRDASVMDSSGLDHGVLGTPLNSMNTVKQEYIQLSLFDWARYENPTP
- the tnpA gene encoding IS200/IS605 family transposase, coding for MKNQYKRKNTSVSLINYHFVFCPKRRKRVLVNEVGRRLEEIIYQKAKELECDILALEIMPDHVHLFISCHPLIAPYQIMFRIKGASSRILRKEFPHLLKLPSLWSRSYYCGTAGSVSSETIKKYIANQNSH
- a CDS encoding exonuclease, with translation MKRTYINGQFCYQDEKGIRLPSVTTILKATQPIESVAALSNWRNKVGNTEANRMASMGRRRGKLLHQWVKDYLQGLSPVADSSIQPYCYSLKSVLEKLSDVQLIETVVPNYVEGYAGKVDLVARYQDVPCIIELTTAEQPKQQIRKLYDKPLQLVAYGGAINRYYRDSLFGSKIVNGLIIVALRDQDAEEFMIEREQLIIYWQEWLQRLEKYVKKAA
- a CDS encoding DUF3177 family protein; this encodes MFNPLLAVQSPWIQPFVWMDYRLAVIFTVILPLVISIWAFVGKVEAIQRLMVIYWRVASLLMITVYLMIAALPISFLSSIMARILIPISLWFWADLNEEVSEMPASALKLVFTAWRWAVTVYNSLGAIAFIPFLHCAFFKGQKELLADPNCRVWLDPPWLYKATFHPNLTEQFLGFLALVGLAFYILCLGYFVFFKLGKQGRSAMG
- a CDS encoding Calvin cycle protein CP12; this encodes MNNINELIEKELEEARAVCDVSGATSKECAAAWDAVEELQAEASHQKQDKPKTSFQVYCDDNPDAAECRLYED